Proteins from a genomic interval of Agrococcus sp. ARC_14:
- the ftsH gene encoding ATP-dependent zinc metalloprotease FtsH encodes MSFKKFLRGPIPWIVIALLIVGVAFSFFMTPQFRSVQTDVGMQMIEDGRVQQARIVDGEQRVDLVLTEADAEFGQRVQFYYVGPRGEAVVAAVTAADPEGGYVDEVPQANWLLSMLGILLPVLLLGGLFYFFMTRMAGGNRGVMQFGKSKAQLMTKDTPQVKFSDIAGADEAVEELGEIKEFLQDPTKFQAVGARIPKGVLLYGPPGTGKTLLARAVAGEAGVPFYSISGSDFVEMFVGVGASRVRDLFEQAKQSAPAIIFVDEIDAVGRHRGAGLGGGHDEREQTLNQLLVEMDGFDVKTNVILIAATNRPDILDPALLRPGRFDRQIGVDAPDMKGRETILSVHAQGKPIAEGVDFAVLARKTPGFTGADLANVLNEAALLTARNNATVITDVTLDEAVDRVMAGPQRRTRIMNDKERLITAYHEGGHALAAAAMRHSDPVTKVTILPRGRALGYTMVLPVNDRYSVTRNELLDQLTYAMGGRVAEEIVFHDPTTGAGNDIEKATGIARKMVIEYGMTSAIGAVKLGNSQGEQFFGRDTGSSRDYSETLSETVDHEVRAIIEQAHTEAWQVLNTNRDVLDRLAGELLERETLDHLALEEIFHDVQKLPERPQWLSHPDRPVSDRPPIELPVSQHVDEAVEPDVESEAPA; translated from the coding sequence ATGAGCTTCAAGAAGTTCCTGCGCGGGCCGATCCCCTGGATCGTCATCGCACTCCTCATCGTCGGCGTGGCGTTCAGCTTCTTCATGACGCCGCAGTTCCGATCCGTGCAGACGGATGTGGGCATGCAGATGATCGAGGACGGTCGCGTGCAGCAGGCACGCATCGTCGATGGCGAGCAGCGGGTCGACCTCGTGCTCACCGAGGCAGACGCGGAGTTCGGCCAGCGGGTGCAGTTCTACTACGTCGGCCCGCGCGGCGAGGCCGTGGTGGCTGCGGTCACCGCCGCCGACCCCGAGGGCGGCTACGTCGACGAGGTGCCGCAGGCCAACTGGCTGCTGTCGATGCTCGGCATCCTGCTGCCGGTGCTGCTGCTGGGTGGCCTCTTCTACTTCTTCATGACCCGCATGGCCGGCGGCAACCGCGGCGTGATGCAGTTCGGCAAGTCCAAGGCGCAGCTGATGACCAAGGACACGCCGCAGGTGAAGTTCTCGGACATCGCCGGCGCTGACGAAGCGGTCGAGGAGCTCGGCGAGATCAAGGAGTTCCTGCAGGACCCGACGAAGTTCCAGGCGGTCGGCGCGCGCATCCCGAAGGGCGTGCTGCTGTACGGCCCTCCCGGCACCGGCAAGACCCTGCTCGCCCGTGCGGTCGCCGGCGAAGCCGGCGTGCCCTTCTACTCGATCTCGGGCTCCGACTTCGTCGAGATGTTCGTGGGCGTCGGAGCCAGCCGCGTGCGGGATCTGTTCGAGCAGGCGAAGCAGAGCGCGCCGGCGATCATCTTCGTCGACGAGATCGACGCCGTCGGCCGACACCGCGGCGCAGGCCTCGGCGGCGGTCACGATGAGCGCGAGCAGACTCTCAACCAGCTGCTGGTCGAGATGGATGGCTTCGACGTCAAGACCAACGTGATCCTGATCGCGGCGACGAACCGTCCCGACATCCTCGACCCGGCACTGCTGCGTCCCGGCCGCTTCGACCGCCAGATCGGTGTCGACGCGCCCGACATGAAGGGTCGCGAGACCATCCTCAGCGTGCACGCGCAGGGCAAGCCGATCGCTGAGGGCGTCGACTTCGCCGTGCTGGCGCGCAAGACGCCCGGCTTCACGGGTGCCGACCTCGCGAACGTGCTCAACGAGGCCGCGCTGCTGACGGCGCGCAATAACGCGACCGTGATCACCGACGTGACCCTCGACGAGGCCGTCGATCGCGTGATGGCCGGCCCGCAGCGTCGCACGCGCATCATGAACGACAAGGAGAGGCTCATCACCGCCTACCACGAGGGCGGCCACGCCCTCGCGGCGGCCGCGATGCGCCACTCCGACCCGGTCACGAAGGTGACGATCCTGCCGCGCGGGCGCGCACTCGGCTACACGATGGTGCTGCCGGTGAACGACCGCTACTCCGTCACCCGCAACGAGCTGCTCGACCAGCTCACCTACGCGATGGGCGGCCGAGTAGCCGAGGAGATCGTCTTCCACGATCCGACCACTGGTGCCGGCAATGACATCGAGAAGGCCACCGGCATCGCCCGCAAGATGGTGATCGAGTACGGCATGACGAGCGCCATCGGCGCCGTCAAGCTCGGCAACTCGCAGGGCGAGCAGTTCTTCGGCCGCGACACCGGCTCCAGCCGCGACTACTCCGAGACGCTCTCCGAGACCGTCGACCACGAGGTGCGGGCGATCATCGAGCAGGCGCACACCGAGGCCTGGCAGGTGCTCAACACCAACCGCGACGTGCTCGACCGGCTTGCGGGCGAGCTGCTCGAGCGCGAGACGCTCGACCACCTCGCGCTGGAGGAGATCTTCCACGACGTGCAGAAGCTGCCGGAGCGCCCGCAGTGGCTCTCGCACCCCGACCGGCCGGTGAGCGATCGCCCGCCGATCGAGCTGCCCGTCTCCCAGCACGTCGATGAGGCCGTCGAGCCCGACGTCGAGAGCGAAGCCCCGGCCTGA
- the folE gene encoding GTP cyclohydrolase I FolE → MAVDRERVEAAVRELLAAIGDDPERAGLRDTPRRVATAYAEYFAGVGADPTEQLDTLGLEGETGELVLLRDLEFRSMCEHHLLPFSGVAHVAYLPGDRIVGLGRIPAVVDVVASRPQIQERLTDEIADALEAGLEPRGVLVVVEATHGCVSARGARQAKSTTVTVASRGQLAEPIERAEIMALIGERR, encoded by the coding sequence ATGGCTGTCGATCGCGAGCGCGTCGAGGCGGCCGTCCGCGAGCTGCTCGCGGCGATCGGCGACGACCCCGAGCGCGCGGGGCTGCGGGACACCCCGCGCCGCGTCGCGACCGCCTACGCCGAGTACTTCGCGGGCGTCGGCGCCGACCCCACCGAGCAGCTCGACACGCTCGGCCTCGAGGGTGAGACGGGTGAGCTCGTGCTGCTGCGCGACCTCGAGTTCCGCTCGATGTGCGAGCACCATCTGCTCCCGTTCTCGGGCGTCGCGCACGTGGCCTATCTGCCGGGCGACCGCATCGTCGGTCTCGGCCGCATCCCCGCCGTCGTCGACGTCGTCGCATCCCGCCCGCAGATCCAGGAGCGCCTCACCGACGAGATCGCAGACGCGCTCGAGGCGGGCCTCGAGCCGCGCGGGGTGCTCGTTGTGGTCGAGGCGACCCATGGATGCGTCAGCGCACGCGGGGCGCGACAGGCCAAGTCGACGACGGTGACGGTGGCGAGCCGCGGACAGCTCGCCGAGCCCATCGAGCGGGCTGAGATCATGGCGCTCATCGGAGAGCGGAGATAG
- the folP gene encoding dihydropteroate synthase yields the protein MGRRQQTEVWGILNVTPDSFSDGGRYVDAGAAIAHARRLRAQGADVIDIGGESTRPGADPIDPAEELARILPVVQELVREGIRVSVDTIHASTARAVMEAGAEIVNDVTAGLHDPDMLRTVAEGGARIVLMHSRGIDVTQDTHYDDVVEEVLAHLASRVDAAILAGIPRERIILDPGFGFSKEPDDNWRLLASVWRLWQSRLPVLVGTSRKRFLGELLPEGADAAERDAATAATSLLAAQKGASAVRVHDVASTVSALRALAAQQLGEQDAAERAGTATHGTIELRGVRAFGHHGVLSEEREAGQEFVIDAHLEVDISDAIVSDDVTDTVHYGELAEQLAAAVGRDPLDLIEALADRLVDVCLSHRRVLHASVTVHKPSAPIAVPFGDVAVTVRRGRGER from the coding sequence ATGGGTCGACGGCAGCAGACGGAGGTCTGGGGCATCCTCAACGTCACGCCCGACTCCTTCAGCGACGGCGGACGCTACGTCGATGCGGGTGCCGCGATCGCGCACGCGCGCCGGCTGCGCGCGCAGGGTGCCGACGTGATCGACATCGGCGGTGAGTCCACCCGGCCCGGTGCAGATCCGATCGACCCCGCGGAAGAGCTGGCGCGCATCCTCCCCGTCGTGCAGGAGCTCGTGCGCGAGGGCATCCGCGTCTCCGTCGACACCATCCATGCATCCACTGCCCGCGCGGTCATGGAGGCGGGTGCCGAGATCGTCAACGACGTCACCGCCGGGCTGCACGACCCCGACATGCTGCGCACCGTCGCCGAGGGCGGCGCGCGCATCGTGCTCATGCACTCGCGCGGCATCGACGTGACGCAGGACACGCACTACGACGATGTCGTCGAGGAGGTGCTCGCCCACCTCGCATCGCGCGTCGACGCCGCGATCCTGGCCGGCATCCCGCGCGAGCGCATCATCCTCGACCCCGGCTTCGGGTTCTCGAAGGAGCCCGACGACAACTGGCGGCTGCTGGCCTCTGTCTGGCGGCTGTGGCAGAGCCGGCTGCCCGTGCTCGTCGGCACCAGCCGCAAGCGCTTCCTGGGCGAGCTGCTGCCAGAGGGCGCGGATGCCGCGGAGCGCGACGCCGCGACGGCGGCGACCTCGCTGCTCGCTGCGCAGAAGGGCGCATCGGCCGTGCGGGTGCACGACGTCGCCTCCACCGTCTCGGCGCTGCGTGCGCTCGCGGCGCAGCAGCTCGGCGAGCAGGACGCAGCCGAGCGGGCCGGCACCGCGACTCACGGCACCATCGAGCTGCGCGGCGTCCGCGCCTTCGGCCACCACGGCGTGCTGTCGGAGGAGCGCGAGGCGGGCCAGGAGTTCGTCATCGACGCCCACCTCGAGGTCGACATCTCCGACGCGATCGTGAGCGACGACGTCACCGACACCGTGCACTATGGCGAGCTCGCCGAGCAACTCGCCGCTGCGGTGGGTCGTGACCCGCTCGACCTCATCGAGGCGCTCGCGGATCGCCTCGTCGACGTGTGCCTCTCCCACCGCCGCGTGCTGCACGCATCCGTCACCGTCCACAAGCCGTCGGCGCCCATCGCTGTGCCGTTCGGCGACGTCGCCGTCACGGTGCGCCGCGGCAGGGGAGAGCGATGA
- the folK gene encoding 2-amino-4-hydroxy-6-hydroxymethyldihydropteridine diphosphokinase, which yields MRLAAERRAVLSLGANLGDRVGTIDAAVRAIESIDDIRVLARSSNWESPSWHPDGEGLSPDYVNIVLIVATAMEPIDLLDAMGAVEDALGRVREARWGPRTIDIDIVSMGGIERAEDRLVLPHPRAHQRQFVLQPWLEVEPDAVLPGQGSVAELADYVDGDVWRLP from the coding sequence ATGAGACTCGCTGCCGAGCGCCGCGCCGTGCTCTCCCTCGGCGCCAATCTCGGCGACCGCGTCGGCACCATCGATGCCGCCGTGCGCGCCATCGAGTCCATCGACGACATCCGCGTGCTCGCGCGCTCCAGCAACTGGGAGTCGCCGTCGTGGCACCCCGACGGCGAGGGCCTCTCGCCCGACTACGTCAACATCGTGCTGATCGTCGCGACGGCGATGGAGCCCATCGACCTGCTCGATGCGATGGGGGCGGTCGAGGATGCCCTCGGGCGCGTCCGCGAGGCACGCTGGGGGCCGCGCACGATCGACATCGACATCGTCTCGATGGGCGGCATCGAGCGGGCTGAGGACCGGCTCGTGCTGCCGCACCCGCGGGCCCACCAGCGGCAGTTCGTGCTGCAGCCGTGGCTCGAGGTCGAGCCCGACGCCGTGCTGCCGGGCCAGGGCTCGGTCGCCGAGCTGGCCGACTACGTCGACGGCGATGTGTGGAGGCTGCCGTGA
- a CDS encoding DUF3180 family protein produces the protein MTRTTPTVILLTVLVSGALAWMLEAMLVMSGRAAIVPPFTLGFALLLLAAVLLVMAWPVRQAAQGKRRVGYRHATAVLGFAKASSIVGALLGGAALGALGFFLTRAVVASDTVLTLAVVAGGALVQLIAGLLAEHWCVLPPDDDDAAAAAGTAA, from the coding sequence GTGACGCGCACGACGCCGACGGTGATCCTGCTGACCGTGCTGGTGTCTGGGGCGCTCGCGTGGATGCTCGAGGCGATGCTCGTGATGAGCGGCAGGGCGGCGATCGTGCCGCCGTTCACGCTGGGCTTCGCGCTGCTGCTGCTGGCCGCGGTGCTGCTGGTGATGGCCTGGCCCGTGCGGCAGGCCGCGCAGGGCAAGCGCCGCGTCGGCTACCGGCACGCCACTGCGGTGCTGGGCTTCGCGAAGGCCTCGTCGATCGTCGGCGCGCTGCTGGGCGGTGCCGCGCTCGGTGCGCTGGGCTTCTTCCTCACGCGTGCGGTGGTCGCGAGCGACACCGTGCTCACGCTCGCCGTGGTCGCCGGCGGTGCGCTCGTGCAGCTCATCGCGGGGCTGCTGGCCGAGCACTGGTGCGTGCTGCCGCCCGACGACGACGATGCGGCAGCGGCGGCGGGCACCGCGGCGTAG
- a CDS encoding LCP family protein translates to MTAEIKKQKHVGRWVAVGIVGVIVLALLAAIGWYFVRVNPSVQQVETIETAFPEESLRPEAGEGDGQPVNVLLLGTDARGEGDSLLTDLGDRADTILVAHIPPDRESVQIMSIMRDSWVEIPGHGMAKVNSALAYGGVPLMVQVVEGIIDQRIDHVSIIDFAGFEGLTESMGGVTVNNDIAFSYHGYDYPQGEITIQGEEALIYVRARSPFSDGDYQRVHNQRAFLRGLMTQLMTRENLTNPNRMADILATISPHVATSDTFDLGTVASLGSQLAGIGNSNIQTFTMPTLGTGMEGSQSVVHVNWDGVEEIRAAFDEESMTTFEPPAER, encoded by the coding sequence GTGACGGCAGAGATCAAGAAGCAGAAGCACGTCGGCCGATGGGTCGCAGTGGGCATCGTCGGCGTTATCGTGCTGGCCCTGCTGGCCGCGATCGGCTGGTACTTCGTGCGTGTCAACCCCTCGGTGCAGCAGGTCGAGACGATCGAGACCGCGTTCCCCGAGGAGTCGCTGCGGCCCGAGGCCGGCGAGGGCGACGGACAGCCGGTCAACGTGCTGCTGCTGGGCACCGACGCACGCGGCGAGGGCGACTCGCTGCTGACCGACCTCGGCGACCGCGCCGACACCATCCTGGTGGCCCACATCCCGCCGGATCGCGAGAGCGTGCAGATCATGTCGATCATGCGCGACTCGTGGGTCGAGATCCCCGGTCACGGCATGGCGAAGGTGAACTCCGCGCTCGCCTACGGCGGCGTGCCGCTCATGGTGCAGGTGGTCGAGGGCATCATCGACCAGCGCATCGACCACGTCTCGATCATCGACTTCGCCGGCTTCGAGGGGCTCACCGAGTCTATGGGCGGCGTGACCGTGAACAACGACATCGCCTTCTCGTATCACGGCTACGACTACCCGCAGGGCGAGATCACCATCCAGGGCGAAGAGGCCCTCATCTATGTGCGCGCCCGCTCGCCCTTCAGCGATGGCGACTACCAGCGCGTGCACAACCAGCGCGCGTTCCTGCGCGGGCTGATGACGCAGCTGATGACGCGCGAGAATCTCACGAACCCCAACCGGATGGCCGACATCCTCGCCACCATCTCGCCGCACGTCGCCACCAGCGACACCTTCGACCTGGGCACCGTGGCGTCGCTCGGGTCGCAGCTGGCGGGCATCGGCAACTCCAACATCCAGACCTTCACGATGCCGACGCTCGGCACAGGCATGGAGGGGTCGCAGTCGGTGGTGCACGTCAACTGGGATGGCGTGGAGGAGATCCGCGCCGCCTTCGACGAGGAGTCGATGACGACGTTCGAGCCTCCCGCCGAGAGGTAG
- a CDS encoding PH domain-containing protein, whose protein sequence is MAERLDVTGEWQRISMRYASVESISTVIWWLILGIGATVPIWFANDGDMPLWGWLPLGAAILLIVIGVVFSFLRTRTIGYLQRQDDLLVRRGMLFRRFVAVPYGRMQIVDITQGPVERMFGLKSLKFVTAAASSAIAIPGMPGDTAEQLRDHLVAVSESRRAGL, encoded by the coding sequence GTGGCAGAGCGCCTGGATGTCACTGGCGAGTGGCAGCGCATCAGCATGCGCTACGCGAGCGTCGAGTCGATCAGCACGGTCATCTGGTGGCTGATCCTCGGCATCGGAGCCACGGTGCCGATCTGGTTCGCGAACGACGGCGACATGCCCTTGTGGGGCTGGCTGCCGCTGGGCGCCGCGATCCTGCTGATCGTGATCGGCGTCGTCTTCTCCTTCCTCCGCACGCGCACGATCGGCTACCTGCAGCGTCAGGACGACCTGCTCGTGCGACGCGGCATGCTCTTCCGCCGCTTCGTCGCCGTGCCCTACGGCCGCATGCAGATCGTCGACATCACGCAGGGCCCGGTCGAGCGGATGTTCGGGCTCAAGTCGCTGAAGTTCGTCACGGCAGCGGCGTCCAGCGCGATCGCGATCCCCGGCATGCCGGGCGACACCGCCGAGCAGCTGCGCGACCACCTGGTCGCGGTCTCCGAGTCGCGGCGGGCAGGCCTGTGA
- a CDS encoding PH domain-containing protein translates to MTDPRMPQAPPPGQPGQPGQPQPGQQWGPPQHGQPQWPAQAGPTHPGQPATQAPAPQDARAKAAGLIDGEWHRLHPASPLLRGGLSLIIFLGILFSIFRDRLIALFVPDEFEDGDWSQDAFGDFVVSQLVWVTLGVIGLVLLLIALFWIGWRVHRFRITGDAVEVQQGIFVKKHRRAPLSRIQGINIQKPWFARLLGACKFEIQQAGNDSNVDLNYLSSSVADALRYEILNRASGRSTADNERLAAERQAAAAASGVVDEFLRPDAEISHIAPDSLVRIPVGRIVLSSLLDGLIVWAVLSVIAVAVLVLALQQWWAVFALVPSAIAFLAAALRSLGAKLRYSIAATPDGIRLAYGLASTTTEILPPGRIFALQVKQPLLWRPFGWWQVSFTRAGKMSSDGTNQGQSQQMASYLLPVGDLRDVRTVIGLVLPELAHSPLVDQGLFGQAPDAFVVSPPRARAFRWFSVRRNGFHVHDAAFLLRHGRIWRSLQLVPGARVQSVAVQQGPIYGMARLARVQFHVPGTVLSPSIGAIDQQDAHTLFEHATRTIKIAIDRDASESWASSLSRNAVLATAPAVQDGLMPEPAPAPVGRGAVPQQQWQQPGVPPAQQQWQQPSAPQQQWQQPSAPQQQWQPPSAPQGQQQWQQPSAPQGQQQGQPAPQQWQQPSTPQGQPPQQQQWQRPQTPQQAMPPQAPPAPAQPPQSVAAPTHPQQPRNAGPSFGQSAPQPPHEQRPPQSPPSNGQQAPQQPDPRSVPPRDQE, encoded by the coding sequence GTGACCGACCCCCGCATGCCGCAGGCTCCGCCTCCGGGTCAGCCGGGCCAGCCGGGCCAGCCGCAGCCGGGCCAGCAGTGGGGCCCGCCGCAGCACGGCCAGCCGCAGTGGCCCGCCCAGGCCGGCCCGACCCATCCGGGCCAGCCTGCGACGCAGGCTCCCGCCCCGCAGGACGCCCGCGCCAAGGCGGCGGGCCTCATCGACGGCGAGTGGCACCGGCTGCACCCCGCCAGTCCGCTGCTGCGCGGCGGCCTGTCGCTCATCATCTTCCTCGGCATCCTCTTCTCGATCTTCCGCGACCGGCTCATCGCGCTCTTCGTGCCTGATGAGTTCGAGGATGGCGACTGGAGCCAGGACGCCTTCGGTGACTTCGTCGTCTCCCAGCTCGTCTGGGTCACGCTCGGCGTGATCGGCCTCGTGCTGCTGCTCATCGCGCTGTTCTGGATCGGCTGGCGGGTGCACCGCTTCCGCATCACGGGCGACGCGGTCGAGGTGCAGCAGGGCATCTTCGTCAAGAAGCACCGCCGTGCGCCCCTCTCGCGCATCCAGGGCATCAACATCCAGAAGCCCTGGTTCGCGCGGCTGCTGGGCGCCTGCAAGTTCGAGATCCAGCAGGCGGGCAACGACTCCAACGTCGACCTCAACTACCTGAGCTCTTCGGTGGCGGATGCGCTGCGCTACGAGATCCTGAACCGCGCCTCCGGGCGCTCCACGGCAGACAACGAGCGGCTCGCGGCCGAGCGGCAGGCGGCTGCTGCGGCCAGCGGCGTGGTCGACGAGTTCCTGCGGCCGGACGCCGAGATCTCGCACATCGCGCCCGACTCGCTCGTGCGCATCCCGGTGGGACGGATCGTCCTGTCTTCGCTGCTCGACGGCTTGATCGTCTGGGCGGTGCTCTCTGTGATCGCCGTTGCCGTGCTGGTGCTCGCTCTGCAGCAGTGGTGGGCGGTCTTCGCGTTGGTGCCCAGCGCGATCGCGTTCCTCGCCGCCGCCTTGCGCTCGCTTGGCGCGAAGCTGCGCTACTCGATCGCGGCGACGCCCGACGGCATCCGCCTCGCCTATGGCCTCGCCTCCACGACGACCGAGATCCTGCCTCCTGGCCGCATCTTCGCGCTGCAGGTGAAGCAGCCGTTGCTGTGGCGGCCGTTCGGCTGGTGGCAGGTGTCGTTCACGCGCGCCGGCAAGATGTCGAGCGACGGCACGAACCAGGGCCAGAGCCAGCAGATGGCCAGCTACCTGCTGCCAGTCGGCGACCTGCGCGATGTGCGCACCGTGATCGGCCTCGTGCTGCCAGAGCTCGCGCACTCGCCGCTGGTCGACCAGGGGCTGTTCGGTCAGGCTCCCGACGCCTTCGTCGTCAGCCCGCCGCGAGCGCGCGCCTTCCGCTGGTTCTCGGTGCGGCGCAACGGCTTCCACGTGCACGATGCCGCGTTCCTGCTGCGCCACGGCCGCATCTGGCGCTCGCTGCAGCTCGTGCCCGGCGCGCGCGTGCAGTCGGTCGCCGTGCAGCAGGGCCCCATCTACGGCATGGCGCGGCTCGCGCGCGTGCAGTTCCACGTGCCGGGCACGGTGCTCTCGCCCAGCATCGGCGCGATCGACCAGCAGGATGCCCACACACTCTTCGAGCACGCCACCCGCACCATCAAGATCGCGATCGATCGGGATGCGTCGGAGTCGTGGGCATCGTCGCTGTCGCGCAACGCGGTGCTCGCGACCGCACCCGCGGTGCAGGACGGACTGATGCCGGAGCCCGCGCCCGCTCCCGTCGGTCGAGGAGCGGTGCCGCAGCAGCAGTGGCAGCAGCCGGGCGTGCCGCCGGCCCAGCAGCAGTGGCAGCAGCCCAGCGCGCCGCAGCAGCAGTGGCAGCAGCCCAGCGCGCCGCAGCAGCAGTGGCAGCCGCCGAGCGCGCCGCAGGGCCAGCAGCAGTGGCAGCAGCCGAGCGCGCCGCAGGGCCAGCAGCAGGGTCAGCCCGCGCCGCAGCAGTGGCAGCAGCCGAGCACGCCGCAGGGCCAGCCGCCGCAGCAGCAGCAGTGGCAGCGCCCGCAGACGCCGCAGCAGGCGATGCCGCCGCAGGCTCCGCCTGCACCCGCTCAGCCGCCGCAGAGCGTGGCCGCGCCGACGCATCCCCAGCAGCCCAGGAACGCCGGCCCGAGCTTCGGCCAATCGGCGCCGCAGCCGCCACATGAGCAGCGCCCGCCGCAGAGCCCGCCATCGAACGGCCAGCAGGCTCCGCAGCAGCCCGACCCGCGCAGCGTCCCGCCGCGCGACCAGGAATGA
- a CDS encoding DUF2520 domain-containing protein translates to MRPGRLGVGIIGAGRVGPVLGAALAGAGHAIIGITATGFDAIERAEAMLPGVEILDAPTIVERSELVLLTVPTEALADLVAGLAATGAWQPGQLVVHTAAEHGTEVLRPAIERGAIPIALHPAMSFTGTSLDLSRLLEATIAVTAPGPVLPIGQALAVEMGAEPIVVAEADRPAYAEAVAAARDFAAGLVAQALRQLHEIGVERPSQVLGGVVRSAVETALARYPDPPIEP, encoded by the coding sequence ATGAGGCCCGGCAGGCTCGGCGTCGGCATCATCGGCGCCGGGCGGGTCGGGCCCGTGCTGGGCGCCGCGCTCGCCGGGGCGGGCCACGCGATCATCGGCATCACCGCGACCGGCTTCGACGCGATCGAGCGCGCGGAGGCGATGCTGCCCGGCGTGGAGATCCTCGATGCCCCGACGATCGTCGAGCGCAGCGAGCTTGTGCTGCTGACGGTGCCGACCGAAGCCTTGGCCGATCTCGTCGCCGGCCTTGCCGCCACGGGCGCATGGCAGCCGGGCCAGCTGGTCGTGCACACGGCCGCCGAGCACGGCACCGAGGTGCTGCGCCCCGCCATCGAGCGCGGCGCGATCCCGATCGCGCTGCACCCCGCGATGAGCTTCACCGGCACGTCGCTCGACCTCTCGCGACTGCTCGAGGCCACGATCGCCGTCACCGCGCCCGGCCCGGTGCTGCCGATCGGCCAGGCGCTCGCGGTCGAGATGGGCGCCGAGCCGATCGTGGTCGCCGAGGCCGACCGCCCCGCCTACGCCGAGGCGGTCGCTGCAGCCCGTGACTTCGCCGCGGGGCTCGTCGCGCAGGCCCTGCGGCAGCTGCACGAGATCGGCGTCGAGCGCCCCTCGCAGGTGCTCGGCGGCGTCGTCCGCTCCGCCGTCGAGACGGCCCTCGCGCGCTACCCCGATCCGCCCATCGAGCCCTGA
- the panC gene encoding pantoate--beta-alanine ligase, protein MPAPIRTLTTIAEARAFVAAERAAGRRVALVPTMGALHRGHLELVRRARERAETVIASVFVNPLQFGPHEDLDRYPRTPQTDTEQLIVLGVEAVFMPTVEEMYPDGGRSATLVTAGHLGTVLEGRSRPGHYDGVLTVVTKLFSIVAPDVALFGEKDAQQLFLVRRMVRDLDLPVEIIGVPTVREPDGLALSSRNAMLQAGERQDALALSRALEAAGSAADRGVEAMLAAAQSVFQSDTGVQLDYLAVVDPRTFAFANESHHGLVQVLVAARVGTASTNAVRLIDNAIFSIP, encoded by the coding sequence GTGCCCGCACCCATCCGCACCCTGACCACCATCGCCGAGGCTCGCGCCTTCGTCGCAGCCGAGCGCGCCGCCGGCCGCCGCGTCGCGCTGGTGCCGACCATGGGCGCGCTGCACCGGGGGCACCTCGAGCTGGTGCGCAGAGCCCGCGAGCGCGCCGAGACCGTCATCGCCTCGGTCTTCGTCAACCCGCTGCAGTTCGGCCCGCACGAGGATCTCGACCGCTACCCGCGCACCCCGCAGACCGACACCGAGCAGCTCATCGTGCTCGGCGTCGAGGCGGTCTTCATGCCGACGGTCGAGGAGATGTACCCGGATGGGGGGCGTTCGGCCACGCTCGTCACCGCCGGCCATCTCGGCACCGTGCTCGAGGGTCGCAGCCGCCCCGGGCACTACGACGGCGTGCTCACGGTGGTCACGAAGCTCTTCTCGATCGTGGCGCCTGATGTGGCGCTCTTCGGCGAGAAGGATGCGCAGCAGCTCTTCCTCGTGCGCCGCATGGTGCGCGACCTCGATCTGCCGGTCGAGATCATCGGCGTGCCGACGGTGCGGGAGCCCGACGGCCTCGCACTCTCGAGCCGCAACGCGATGCTGCAGGCGGGGGAGCGGCAGGATGCGCTCGCGCTCTCGCGCGCGCTGGAGGCCGCAGGCTCTGCGGCCGACCGCGGAGTCGAGGCGATGCTGGCGGCGGCGCAGTCGGTCTTCCAGTCGGACACGGGCGTGCAGCTCGACTACCTCGCGGTCGTCGACCCGCGCACCTTCGCCTTCGCGAACGAGTCGCACCACGGCCTGGTGCAGGTGCTCGTGGCCGCTCGCGTCGGCACGGCATCGACCAACGCCGTGCGCCTGATCGACAACGCGATCTTCAGCATCCCGTGA